A window from Methylocystis sp. MJC1 encodes these proteins:
- a CDS encoding PepSY domain-containing protein, which yields MPVAFFRFRCALAAAAIAATLGLVHAEEAPERIAERQPVRRQCYSTSQTREKIEAHKLTEPLACMRAAARELNGEALGARLCRHEELFIYEISVLRPDGRIVKLLFDAATGKPHSGRKDN from the coding sequence ATGCCTGTCGCCTTCTTCAGGTTTCGCTGCGCTTTGGCCGCCGCCGCGATCGCGGCGACGCTTGGCTTAGTGCACGCCGAAGAGGCTCCCGAACGGATAGCCGAGCGTCAGCCAGTCCGCCGCCAATGCTATTCCACGAGCCAGACGCGGGAAAAAATCGAGGCGCATAAACTCACTGAGCCTCTCGCCTGCATGCGCGCCGCCGCCCGTGAGCTCAACGGCGAAGCGCTGGGCGCGCGGCTTTGCCGGCACGAAGAACTCTTCATCTACGAGATCAGCGTGCTGCGGCCTGACGGGCGTATCGTCAAACTTTTGTTCGACGCCGCGACGGGAAAGCCGCATTCCGGCCGCAAGGATAATTAA
- a CDS encoding IS1595 family transposase — protein MSVLSKPYFHCEEAAFAHLESILWPNGPGCPHCSSVSEKHYDLRKTRLGLRKCCNCRKQFTVKVGTVFESAHIPLNKMLQAVYLMSASKKGISAHQLHRVLEVQYKTAWFLAHRIREAMRDGTLAPMGGAGNVVEADETYFGETEVQPTLTKEGKPYKSRRRKFGPAGKRAVVALVERGGSVRSFHVDKATKANVASIVEENIDREASLYTDESGLYPEVGKKFADHATVRHSADEYVRGDVHTNTIEGYFSIFKRGMKGVYQLCCEKHLHRYLAEFDFRYNNRSKLGCEDQERGDRALKGISGKRLTYKGPSQDDSL, from the coding sequence ATGTCCGTTCTGTCGAAACCTTACTTTCATTGCGAGGAAGCCGCTTTCGCCCATCTCGAAAGCATCCTGTGGCCGAATGGCCCGGGTTGCCCGCACTGCAGTTCGGTTTCTGAGAAGCACTACGACCTTCGCAAGACGCGTCTCGGCCTTCGCAAGTGCTGCAACTGCCGCAAACAATTCACGGTGAAGGTTGGGACCGTTTTCGAGTCCGCGCATATCCCGCTCAACAAGATGCTTCAGGCCGTCTACCTCATGTCGGCTTCGAAGAAGGGCATTAGCGCCCATCAACTGCATCGCGTTCTAGAGGTTCAGTATAAGACTGCGTGGTTCCTCGCCCATCGCATCCGCGAAGCCATGCGCGACGGCACGCTTGCCCCCATGGGCGGCGCTGGCAACGTTGTGGAGGCCGATGAAACCTACTTCGGCGAGACGGAGGTTCAGCCGACCCTCACCAAGGAAGGCAAGCCATATAAGTCTCGCCGCCGCAAGTTCGGCCCTGCCGGCAAGCGCGCGGTTGTCGCCCTTGTTGAGCGCGGCGGCTCGGTTCGCTCCTTCCACGTTGATAAGGCCACAAAGGCGAATGTCGCTTCGATCGTCGAGGAGAACATTGACCGCGAAGCTTCGCTCTACACCGACGAAAGCGGCCTCTATCCAGAGGTTGGCAAGAAGTTTGCGGATCACGCCACGGTTCGCCACAGTGCCGACGAATATGTTCGCGGTGACGTGCACACGAACACGATTGAGGGCTACTTCAGCATCTTCAAGCGCGGTATGAAAGGCGTCTACCAGCTTTGCTGCGAGAAGCATCTTCACCGCTACCTCGCGGAGTTTGATTTCCGCTACAACAATCGTTCGAAGCTTGGTTGTGAGGATCAGGAGCGCGGCGATCGTGCGTTGAAGGGCATCAGTGGCAAGCGGTTGACGTATAAGGGGCCTAGTCAAGACGACTCGCTCTAA
- a CDS encoding YcgN family cysteine cluster protein, with protein sequence MSGEKGEKGAATPFWEKPLSELTRAQWEKLCDGCGRCCLVKLEDEDTGAIYHTSVSCKMLDHESCQCGDYKNRRDHVPDCVRLTLKKLQEIDWLPPTCAYVLRDAGKPLPPWHPLMSGDPESVHRVGVSVRGKVEVSEADIDEEDTPDYIRLWPKRWPKKARY encoded by the coding sequence ATGTCAGGGGAAAAAGGCGAAAAAGGCGCGGCGACCCCATTTTGGGAAAAGCCGCTATCGGAACTTACGCGCGCACAATGGGAGAAGCTCTGCGACGGTTGCGGGCGCTGCTGCCTGGTAAAGCTCGAGGATGAGGACACCGGCGCAATCTACCATACGAGCGTCTCCTGCAAGATGCTGGACCACGAATCCTGCCAATGCGGCGACTATAAGAACCGTCGCGACCATGTGCCCGATTGCGTGCGCTTGACCTTGAAGAAGCTGCAGGAGATCGACTGGCTGCCGCCGACCTGCGCCTATGTGCTGCGCGACGCCGGCAAGCCCCTGCCCCCCTGGCACCCGCTGATGTCGGGCGACCCCGAAAGCGTGCATCGCGTCGGGGTCTCAGTGCGCGGGAAGGTCGAAGTCAGCGAGGCGGACATCGACGAGGAGGATACGCCCGACTACATCCGGCTGTGGCCGAAGCGTTGGCCGAAGAAGGCGCGGTATTAG
- a CDS encoding transglycosylase domain-containing protein, with product MFERLWSSPFVKRIRRILLSADALIDSSVFDSGRRSRELYENFSTFMERFHVSGFARLGVELACETLTWGVIGLIGMAALASSAFQMTSEGDWLKQTDLAVTFLDRYGNEVGQRGIKHDDAVPLEEYPDYLIKAVLATEDRRFYEHFGIDVIGTARALTVNARSSGVVQGGSSITQQLAKNLFLSNERTFTRKINEAFLALWLEHHLTKREILKLYLDRVYMGGGAFGIQAAAEFYFGKSVKDVTLAEAAMLAGLFKAPTKYAPHNNLPAARARANDVLNNLVDAGFMTESQVIAAQKSPATPVDRQRQDSPDWYLDFAYGEIRKLASAGKLGENRVLAVRTALDSNVQKRADEVIEKNLREQGRSYHVKQAAMVVMEPDGAVRAIIGGRDYGASQFNRATDGSRQPGSSFKPYVYLTALMTGRFKPTTIVTDRPTCIGNYCVHNYSGGYAGSLPLYMALAKSLNTVAIQLSQAIGNGDSRVGRAKIIETCRKLGITTPLEDTPSLPVGQSDVILIEHSSAYAAFVNGGKRVIPFAAVEIRNRQGDLLYRRDRDAPPQKQVLPYEKVVDLAGMMKKVVEEGTGKRAQLGEGIDVIGKTGTTNGYKDAWFCGYSGTMGGCVWYGNDDNEPMNNMTGGTLPAGTWHDVMAYAHQGVALKPIVGLTPQAKPEAATVSANGAKPLELGGAPQRPATLSKGAAQALESIEKKARSATAGKQSSLYAPATIAQTRGHDFPTVGAVE from the coding sequence TTGTTCGAGCGTCTTTGGTCCTCGCCCTTTGTGAAGCGCATCAGGCGCATTCTGCTGTCGGCGGACGCGCTCATCGATTCGAGCGTCTTCGACAGCGGCCGCAGGTCGCGCGAGCTTTACGAGAATTTCTCGACCTTCATGGAGCGGTTCCATGTCTCGGGCTTCGCGCGCCTCGGGGTCGAGCTTGCCTGCGAAACGCTCACCTGGGGCGTCATCGGGCTGATCGGCATGGCGGCGCTCGCAAGCTCGGCCTTCCAAATGACCAGCGAGGGCGACTGGCTGAAGCAGACCGATCTCGCCGTCACCTTCCTGGACCGCTACGGCAATGAAGTCGGCCAGCGCGGCATCAAGCACGACGACGCCGTGCCGCTCGAGGAATATCCCGACTATCTCATCAAGGCCGTGCTCGCGACGGAGGATCGCCGCTTCTACGAGCATTTCGGCATAGACGTGATCGGCACGGCGCGCGCGCTGACGGTCAATGCGCGCTCCTCCGGCGTGGTGCAGGGCGGCTCCTCCATCACGCAGCAGCTCGCAAAGAATCTCTTTCTCTCCAACGAGCGCACATTCACCCGCAAGATCAACGAGGCCTTTCTCGCCTTGTGGCTGGAGCACCACCTCACCAAGCGCGAGATCCTCAAGCTTTACCTCGATCGCGTCTATATGGGCGGCGGCGCTTTCGGCATTCAGGCGGCGGCGGAGTTTTACTTCGGCAAGTCGGTCAAGGACGTCACGCTCGCGGAGGCGGCGATGCTCGCCGGCCTGTTCAAGGCCCCGACAAAATACGCCCCGCACAATAATCTTCCCGCGGCCCGCGCACGCGCCAATGACGTGCTCAACAATCTGGTCGACGCTGGCTTCATGACCGAGAGCCAGGTCATCGCGGCGCAAAAGAGCCCGGCCACGCCCGTTGATCGCCAGCGGCAGGATAGTCCCGACTGGTATCTCGACTTTGCCTATGGCGAGATTCGCAAGCTCGCTTCCGCCGGCAAGCTTGGCGAAAATCGCGTGCTCGCGGTTCGCACGGCGCTCGATTCGAATGTGCAAAAGCGCGCGGACGAGGTCATCGAGAAAAATCTACGCGAGCAAGGCCGCTCTTATCATGTCAAGCAGGCGGCGATGGTCGTGATGGAGCCGGACGGCGCCGTGCGCGCCATTATCGGCGGCCGCGACTACGGCGCGAGCCAGTTCAATCGCGCCACCGACGGCTCGCGTCAGCCGGGCTCTTCATTCAAGCCTTATGTCTATCTCACGGCGCTGATGACGGGTCGCTTCAAGCCCACGACCATCGTCACCGACCGGCCGACCTGCATCGGCAATTACTGCGTTCACAACTATAGCGGCGGCTACGCCGGCTCGCTGCCGCTCTATATGGCGCTGGCGAAATCGCTTAATACCGTCGCAATCCAGCTCTCGCAGGCGATCGGCAACGGAGACTCGCGCGTCGGCCGCGCCAAGATTATCGAGACTTGCCGCAAGCTCGGCATCACGACGCCGCTCGAGGACACGCCATCCCTGCCGGTCGGTCAGAGCGACGTCATCCTCATCGAACATTCCTCCGCCTACGCCGCCTTCGTGAACGGCGGCAAGCGCGTCATTCCTTTCGCCGCCGTCGAAATCCGCAATCGCCAAGGGGATCTGCTCTATCGCCGCGACCGTGACGCGCCGCCGCAAAAGCAGGTATTGCCTTACGAGAAAGTCGTGGACCTGGCCGGCATGATGAAGAAGGTGGTGGAAGAGGGCACTGGCAAACGGGCGCAGCTTGGCGAGGGCATCGACGTCATCGGCAAAACCGGCACGACCAATGGTTATAAGGACGCTTGGTTCTGTGGCTATTCCGGCACGATGGGCGGTTGCGTCTGGTATGGCAACGACGACAATGAGCCCATGAACAACATGACCGGCGGCACGCTGCCGGCCGGCACCTGGCACGACGTCATGGCCTATGCGCATCAGGGCGTGGCGCTCAAGCCCATCGTCGGGCTGACGCCGCAAGCCAAACCGGAGGCCGCCACAGTCAGCGCGAACGGCGCGAAGCCGCTGGAGCTCGGCGGCGCCCCGCAACGGCCGGCGACCCTCTCCAAGGGCGCTGCGCAGGCCCTGGAATCGATCGAGAAGAAGGCGCGGAGCGCGACGGCGGGCAAGCAGAGCTCGCTTTACGCGCCGGCGACGATCGCGCAGACGCGCGGGCACGACTTCCCCACGGTCGGCGCCGTCGAATAG
- a CDS encoding DUF1214 domain-containing protein gives MLLHVERQVRRPAKRRAIDRPYAKYFQAATVMMVGLALGLLATIVSLNSGHGFNALRAGPWTAWPSVGGGNADPYARAVVARSGEAPLGRDQGLAFIATADSTGAPLDGACEYAVADPLPPARFWTLSLATPTGGLIDNPTGRYGFSSVDILRREGGGLEVVIARNARAGNWLSPGEARKFVLMLRLYDTPLDVEARPDPNNFPAIVKLKCA, from the coding sequence GTGTTGCTGCACGTGGAACGGCAAGTAAGACGCCCAGCGAAACGCCGCGCGATCGACCGCCCTTATGCAAAATATTTCCAGGCGGCTACGGTCATGATGGTCGGGCTCGCGCTCGGGCTGCTGGCGACGATCGTTTCGCTCAATTCCGGCCATGGCTTCAACGCGCTGCGGGCCGGCCCGTGGACAGCCTGGCCCTCCGTGGGCGGCGGCAATGCCGATCCTTACGCCCGCGCCGTGGTCGCGCGTTCGGGAGAAGCGCCACTCGGACGCGACCAGGGCTTGGCCTTCATCGCCACGGCGGATTCGACCGGCGCGCCGCTCGACGGCGCATGCGAATATGCCGTGGCCGATCCGCTGCCGCCGGCGCGTTTCTGGACGCTTTCGCTTGCGACGCCGACCGGCGGGCTCATCGATAATCCGACGGGTCGCTACGGCTTTTCGTCCGTCGATATCTTGCGGCGTGAGGGCGGCGGCCTCGAGGTCGTGATCGCCCGCAACGCCCGCGCCGGCAATTGGTTGTCGCCAGGAGAGGCGCGTAAATTCGTGCTCATGCTGCGGCTCTATGATACCCCGCTGGACGTCGAAGCCCGGCCCGATCCCAACAACTTTCCTGCAATCGTGAAGCTGAAGTGCGCCTAG
- a CDS encoding DUF1254 domain-containing protein — translation MRLALPDRFFDYLPWAAATLLVAGIVHIVSVLLMPTLAPRDAYARTLAAVGDAPTGLVALPPMAPDAEPLPFEDPAFAEGVCVYDLSKGMLRVTAPADGEDYLALSFHARGSRIYHAITDRAAIKGKIDIVIGDERQMDALQSASDEAPQQEVRLTAPSKRGFVLVRSLAKRPSDMARARERLASVICERVDPPKD, via the coding sequence GTGCGCCTAGCTCTCCCCGACCGCTTTTTCGATTATTTGCCCTGGGCCGCAGCCACGCTGCTCGTCGCAGGCATCGTGCATATCGTTTCCGTGCTGCTGATGCCGACGCTCGCGCCGCGCGACGCCTATGCGCGCACGCTCGCGGCTGTCGGGGACGCGCCGACGGGGCTCGTCGCCCTGCCGCCCATGGCCCCGGACGCCGAGCCTTTGCCCTTCGAAGACCCGGCCTTCGCCGAGGGGGTCTGCGTCTATGACTTGTCCAAAGGAATGCTGCGGGTGACGGCGCCGGCGGATGGTGAGGATTATCTGGCGCTCTCTTTCCACGCCCGCGGCAGCCGCATCTATCACGCCATCACCGACCGCGCGGCGATCAAGGGCAAGATCGATATCGTGATCGGAGACGAGAGGCAGATGGACGCTTTACAAAGCGCCAGCGACGAAGCGCCGCAGCAGGAGGTGCGTCTCACCGCGCCGTCGAAGCGCGGCTTTGTGCTGGTGCGCTCTCTGGCGAAGCGCCCATCCGATATGGCGCGCGCGCGCGAGCGGCTTGCCTCGGTGATCTGCGAGCGCGTTGATCCGCCGAAGGATTAG
- a CDS encoding DUF1178 family protein: MIRYTLVCDEGHRFDGWFRDSETFEKQAERHLVSCPFCASEKVTRGVMAPHVARSRREDAPARLRQMIKELREQAVAGTEDVGDRFPDEARAIEEGDAERRPIRGRATFEEAKALLEEGIEILPLPDLPQDN; encoded by the coding sequence ATGATCCGTTACACGCTCGTTTGCGACGAAGGGCACCGATTTGACGGTTGGTTTCGCGACAGCGAAACCTTCGAGAAACAGGCCGAACGGCATCTCGTCTCCTGCCCTTTCTGCGCTTCGGAGAAAGTCACGCGCGGCGTGATGGCGCCGCATGTAGCGCGAAGCCGGCGTGAAGACGCCCCCGCTCGCCTGCGCCAGATGATCAAGGAATTGCGGGAGCAAGCCGTCGCGGGGACGGAGGATGTCGGCGACCGTTTCCCTGACGAGGCCCGCGCCATCGAAGAGGGCGATGCGGAGCGCCGCCCGATCCGGGGTCGCGCCACCTTCGAGGAGGCCAAGGCGCTGCTCGAAGAGGGGATCGAGATTCTACCGCTGCCGGATTTGCCGCAAGACAACTGA
- the grxC gene encoding glutaredoxin 3, which yields MARIEIYTTPTCPYCIAAKRLLTQKGAAFEEISVAGDPAGRRAMSERANGRTSVPQIFIGDKHIGGCDDLYALDSEGGLDPLLAAGAKE from the coding sequence ATGGCGCGTATCGAAATCTACACGACCCCGACCTGCCCCTATTGCATCGCGGCCAAGCGGCTGCTGACTCAGAAGGGCGCGGCGTTCGAGGAAATCAGCGTCGCTGGAGATCCCGCCGGCCGTCGGGCGATGAGCGAACGCGCCAACGGCCGCACCTCCGTCCCGCAGATTTTCATCGGCGACAAACATATCGGCGGCTGCGACGACCTCTATGCGCTCGACAGCGAGGGCGGACTTGATCCTCTCCTCGCCGCAGGAGCGAAAGAATGA
- a CDS encoding ComF family protein: MPFDRLPLDHLTTAARRAGAALLNLVYPPSCLVCRKAVAEHGALCAACWREIAFIERPFCERLGTPFALDLDQPGLISPEAAANPPVFRRARAVARYDSDKARSLAHRLKYYDRLELASPMGRWMARAGADLLADADLLVPIPLHRLRLAARRFNQSAELARAISRECGASVETQALLRVKATAPQVGLSRAQRAVNLSGAFRVDPERAVLIEGAKIVLVDDVLTTGATANAAARALIKAGAEQVDLVVFARAVTSA; the protein is encoded by the coding sequence ATGCCGTTCGATCGCCTCCCGCTTGACCACCTAACCACAGCCGCCCGCCGCGCCGGCGCCGCGCTGCTCAACCTCGTCTATCCGCCCTCCTGCCTCGTCTGCCGCAAGGCGGTCGCGGAACACGGGGCGCTATGCGCGGCGTGTTGGCGCGAGATCGCCTTCATCGAGCGGCCTTTCTGTGAGCGGCTCGGCACGCCCTTCGCCCTCGATCTCGATCAGCCTGGGCTTATCTCGCCGGAGGCCGCCGCCAACCCACCCGTCTTCCGTCGCGCCCGCGCGGTTGCGCGCTACGACAGCGACAAGGCGCGCTCGCTCGCGCATCGCCTCAAATATTACGATCGGCTGGAGCTCGCCTCTCCGATGGGCCGCTGGATGGCGCGCGCCGGCGCCGATCTTCTCGCCGACGCCGATCTGCTCGTTCCCATCCCGCTCCACCGCCTGCGCCTCGCCGCGCGGCGCTTCAATCAATCGGCTGAGCTGGCGCGGGCTATTTCCCGCGAATGCGGCGCGTCGGTGGAGACGCAAGCGCTGTTGCGCGTGAAGGCGACCGCGCCGCAAGTCGGCCTCTCCCGCGCCCAACGCGCGGTGAACCTATCTGGCGCCTTCCGCGTCGATCCCGAGCGCGCCGTCCTGATCGAGGGCGCCAAAATCGTGCTCGTCGACGACGTGCTCACCACCGGCGCCACCGCCAACGCCGCCGCCCGCGCGCTGATCAAAGCCGGCGCCGAGCAGGTCGATTTGGTCGTCTTTGCGCGGGCGGTGACAAGCGCGTGA
- a CDS encoding CobW family GTP-binding protein, whose amino-acid sequence MSDDAVSDSQKAAARRPPPPIPLTVLTGFLGAGKTTLLNRLLAAPELSDTLVLINEFGEIGLDHLFIERVEGDMVMMSSGCICCTIRGDLVNTLEHLLRRLDNGRIKPFRRVVLETTGLADPAPILHTIMNHPYLVLRFRLDGVVTVIDAANGEATLDAHEEAVKQAAVADRLVVTKTDLPEGAAKAASLKARLAALNPGARILDADEATPAALLDCGLYDPATKTPRVRDWLNAEAVEDAHEHGHHHDHGHAHHHHDHGHHDINRHDAHIQAFCLTGDEPFTPPSFDIFIDLLRHTHGPRLLRVKGIVALSDEPERPVVIHGVQHVFHPPHRLEAWPDDDRRTRIVFIVKDLDRKFVEGLYAALIHRPAVDTPDAEALTNNPLAPAKGGLLG is encoded by the coding sequence GTGAGTGACGACGCCGTGAGCGACAGCCAAAAGGCCGCAGCCCGCCGGCCGCCGCCGCCGATTCCATTGACCGTGCTGACCGGCTTTCTCGGCGCCGGCAAAACGACTTTGCTCAACCGCCTGCTCGCCGCGCCGGAGCTTTCCGACACGCTCGTCCTCATCAACGAGTTCGGCGAGATCGGCCTCGATCATCTCTTCATCGAGAGGGTCGAGGGCGACATGGTCATGATGAGTTCGGGCTGCATCTGCTGCACGATCCGCGGCGATCTCGTGAACACGCTCGAGCATTTGCTGCGGCGGCTCGATAACGGGCGGATCAAGCCGTTCCGGCGCGTCGTGCTGGAGACGACGGGCCTCGCCGATCCGGCCCCCATCCTCCACACGATCATGAACCACCCCTATCTCGTGCTGCGCTTCCGGCTCGACGGGGTTGTGACCGTGATCGACGCGGCGAATGGCGAAGCGACGCTCGACGCGCATGAAGAGGCGGTGAAGCAGGCCGCCGTCGCGGACCGTCTGGTCGTGACGAAGACGGACCTGCCCGAGGGCGCCGCAAAGGCGGCAAGCCTGAAGGCCCGGTTGGCGGCGCTGAACCCGGGCGCCCGCATCCTCGACGCGGACGAGGCGACGCCGGCCGCTTTGCTCGACTGCGGCCTCTACGACCCTGCGACCAAGACGCCGCGCGTGCGCGACTGGCTGAACGCCGAGGCGGTGGAGGACGCGCATGAGCATGGCCACCATCACGATCACGGCCACGCGCATCATCACCACGACCACGGCCATCACGACATTAATCGGCACGACGCGCACATCCAGGCGTTTTGCCTGACGGGCGACGAGCCCTTCACGCCCCCGTCCTTCGACATTTTCATCGACCTGCTGCGCCATACGCACGGGCCGCGCCTGTTGCGGGTGAAGGGGATCGTCGCGTTATCTGATGAGCCGGAACGTCCCGTCGTCATCCATGGCGTGCAGCATGTCTTCCACCCGCCGCACCGGCTGGAGGCTTGGCCGGACGACGACCGGCGCACGCGCATCGTCTTCATCGTGAAGGATCTCGACCGCAAATTCGTCGAGGGGCTTTATGCGGCGCTGATTCATCGGCCGGCAGTAGATACGCCCGACGCCGAGGCTCTGACCAATAATCCTCTGGCGCCGGCGAAGGGTGGGTTATTGGGCTGA
- a CDS encoding D-alanyl-D-alanine carboxypeptidase family protein, which yields MAKIKGISRLGAFASCLAVALAAPAAQATPSLVIDVASGSVLAQDQATASWYPASLTKLMTAYVALDAVRAGRMTMDTPLMVSPRATRMAPSKMGFRPGSEVTLQNALIMLMVKSANDIAVTIAEGVSGSVEAFAEDMNAASQKLGMTQSMWVNPNGLPDTRQVTSARDLAILGRALYVQFPEYSNLWNIGAMKLGASVHPTHNGLLGRYPGADGMKTGFTCPAGFNLVASATHGGQRLIAVVLGAPSASARTAKAAALLDRAFQTGGSIGSLASLPSAGPTAAPDMRDSVCHHRGAATAEFMNEVEDMSIPVGSAPTGIPLLDAVGVGQQHISVKDIARLPRPHFEPVPVFVGRTPGYAGPVARARAPGAPIGEQPDLAAYANVEPTGGEASPISRAAPDAVAMRKGKSKAARHGAHAHAVATAPVADIIKEDKAASNDKPAKGKSAKHAAKNGKAQAEKAAPTKLAAKPAEKTAEKPAAEKAKTQGKVHAGAKPHGKVQ from the coding sequence ATGGCCAAGATAAAGGGAATTTCCCGTCTCGGGGCATTTGCATCATGCCTTGCCGTCGCTCTCGCAGCCCCGGCTGCGCAAGCCACTCCCTCGCTCGTCATCGACGTGGCGTCCGGCTCGGTTCTCGCTCAGGACCAGGCGACAGCCTCCTGGTACCCGGCCTCACTGACCAAGCTGATGACCGCCTATGTCGCGTTAGACGCCGTGCGCGCCGGACGCATGACCATGGACACGCCCTTGATGGTGTCGCCGCGCGCAACGCGCATGGCGCCGTCCAAGATGGGCTTTAGGCCCGGCTCCGAGGTGACGCTGCAGAATGCGCTCATCATGCTGATGGTGAAATCGGCGAATGACATCGCCGTCACCATTGCGGAAGGCGTATCAGGCTCGGTCGAGGCCTTCGCCGAGGACATGAACGCCGCCTCGCAAAAGCTCGGCATGACGCAATCGATGTGGGTCAATCCCAACGGGCTGCCGGACACGCGCCAGGTCACCTCGGCGCGCGACCTCGCCATTCTCGGCCGCGCCCTTTACGTGCAGTTTCCCGAATATTCGAACCTTTGGAACATCGGCGCCATGAAGCTCGGCGCCAGCGTGCACCCCACCCATAACGGCCTGCTCGGCCGCTACCCCGGCGCCGACGGCATGAAGACGGGCTTCACCTGCCCCGCCGGCTTCAATCTCGTCGCCTCGGCCACCCATGGCGGCCAGCGGCTCATTGCGGTCGTGCTCGGTGCGCCTTCCGCCTCGGCGCGCACGGCCAAGGCGGCGGCGCTGCTCGACCGCGCCTTCCAGACGGGCGGCTCGATCGGCTCGCTCGCGTCATTGCCCAGCGCCGGCCCCACGGCGGCGCCCGACATGCGCGACAGCGTCTGCCATCACCGCGGCGCAGCCACCGCCGAATTCATGAACGAAGTCGAGGATATGAGCATTCCGGTCGGCTCCGCGCCGACGGGCATTCCGCTGCTCGACGCGGTCGGCGTCGGCCAGCAGCATATCAGCGTGAAGGACATCGCCCGCCTGCCGCGTCCGCATTTTGAGCCTGTGCCGGTCTTTGTCGGACGCACGCCGGGCTATGCCGGCCCGGTGGCCCGCGCCCGCGCGCCCGGCGCACCGATTGGCGAGCAGCCCGATCTCGCCGCCTACGCCAATGTCGAGCCCACGGGCGGGGAAGCCTCGCCGATCAGCCGCGCCGCGCCCGACGCCGTCGCGATGCGCAAGGGCAAGAGCAAAGCCGCCAGACACGGCGCTCACGCCCACGCCGTCGCAACGGCGCCTGTCGCGGACATCATCAAGGAAGACAAGGCCGCCTCCAACGACAAGCCCGCGAAGGGCAAATCGGCTAAACACGCGGCCAAGAACGGCAAGGCGCAGGCGGAGAAGGCTGCGCCGACGAAGCTCGCCGCCAAGCCCGCAGAGAAAACTGCTGAGAAGCCCGCCGCCGAAAAGGCGAAGACGCAAGGCAAAGTCCACGCGGGGGCCAAGCCGCACGGCAAAGTTCAGTGA
- a CDS encoding LysR family transcriptional regulator: MIDKLEFLIAVASEKSFSRAAEICGVTQPTLSAGVKQLEDSLGVLLVNRSSRFHGLTAEGERVLEWAKRIVGDARAMRQEVRTLREGLSGQLKIAVIPTAEGIVSALTTPYRAKHPHVRFKVISASSTEVLAMLDNLEIDAGITYLDNEPLGRVRTVPLCSERYRLLTAEGNPLSDRDRVTWAEVGRIDLCLLTPDMQNRRIVERLLGAGGAELAPILESNSVILLYDHVKSGRWATIMPEKLAKTMGTQPPLRSIPIVEPEAGHEIGLVAPLRDPVIPLVGALVAEAKALAESGSLAD, from the coding sequence GTGATCGACAAACTCGAATTTCTCATCGCGGTGGCCAGCGAGAAAAGCTTCTCTCGCGCGGCGGAGATTTGCGGCGTCACCCAGCCCACGCTCTCCGCCGGCGTCAAGCAGCTCGAGGACTCGCTCGGCGTGCTGCTGGTCAACCGCTCGTCCCGCTTCCATGGGCTGACGGCCGAGGGCGAGCGGGTGCTGGAATGGGCCAAGCGCATCGTGGGCGACGCCCGCGCCATGCGCCAGGAGGTCCGCACGCTGCGCGAAGGTCTGAGCGGGCAGCTCAAGATCGCCGTCATTCCCACGGCGGAGGGAATCGTCTCGGCGCTGACCACGCCCTATCGCGCCAAGCATCCGCATGTGCGCTTCAAGGTGATCTCGGCGTCGTCCACCGAGGTGCTCGCTATGCTCGACAATCTCGAGATCGACGCGGGCATCACCTATCTCGACAATGAACCGCTTGGCCGTGTCAGAACCGTGCCGCTTTGTTCGGAACGTTACCGGCTGCTGACAGCCGAGGGAAATCCGCTAAGCGACCGCGATCGCGTCACCTGGGCCGAGGTCGGCCGCATCGATTTGTGCCTGTTGACCCCCGACATGCAGAACCGCCGCATTGTCGAGCGGTTGCTCGGCGCGGGCGGCGCCGAGCTCGCGCCGATTCTCGAGTCGAACTCGGTTATTCTGCTCTACGACCATGTGAAGTCGGGCCGCTGGGCGACGATCATGCCTGAAAAGCTAGCGAAAACAATGGGAACGCAGCCGCCGTTGCGGTCCATCCCGATTGTCGAGCCTGAGGCGGGCCATGAGATCGGGCTCGTTGCGCCGCTGCGCGATCCGGTCATTCCGCTTGTTGGCGCGCTCGTTGCTGAGGCAAAAGCGCTCGCCGAAAGCGGCAGTCTGGCCGATTGA